A single genomic interval of Caldanaerovirga acetigignens harbors:
- the mtnA gene encoding S-methyl-5-thioribose-1-phosphate isomerase, translating into MSKTGLLSLIWDGENLEMLDQRLLPSEIKYSKKTTVQEIWESIRSLEVRGAPAIGIAAAYGFYFAAREAPDTDFESFWKYLKEKSDYLASSRPTAVNLFWALERMEKKVLESKHLPISEIKRLVKEEAEAIHREDEEICRKIGEYGLTLLRDGVGILTHCNAGQLATARYGTATAPIYLAHEKGWKVRVFADETRPVNQGSRLTALELMQAGIDVTLICDNMAAMVMSKGWVDAVIVGCDRVAANGDTANKIGTLGLSILAKYYGIPFYVAAPTPTIDLGTKTGKDIPIEERNPNEVTCSFGRKTAPEGVKVYNPAFDVTPAENITAFITEKGIIYPPFEENIRDVINC; encoded by the coding sequence ATGTCTAAAACGGGACTTTTGTCGTTGATTTGGGATGGAGAAAATCTTGAAATGCTGGATCAAAGGCTTTTGCCTTCCGAAATTAAGTACAGCAAAAAAACTACGGTTCAAGAAATATGGGAGAGCATAAGGTCCTTAGAGGTAAGGGGAGCTCCTGCTATAGGAATCGCGGCTGCTTACGGATTTTATTTTGCAGCACGGGAAGCTCCGGATACCGACTTTGAGTCTTTTTGGAAATATTTGAAGGAAAAGTCGGATTACCTGGCCTCCTCAAGGCCTACGGCTGTAAACCTCTTTTGGGCCTTGGAGCGGATGGAGAAAAAAGTGCTGGAGTCGAAGCACCTTCCGATTTCGGAAATAAAAAGATTGGTAAAAGAAGAAGCCGAGGCAATTCACCGGGAAGATGAGGAGATTTGCCGCAAAATCGGTGAATATGGTTTGACGCTTTTACGCGACGGAGTCGGAATTCTCACCCACTGCAATGCGGGACAACTTGCCACCGCACGCTACGGGACGGCTACGGCACCCATTTATCTTGCCCACGAAAAGGGGTGGAAGGTAAGGGTATTCGCCGATGAAACAAGACCCGTGAATCAGGGTTCCCGCCTTACGGCGTTGGAGCTTATGCAAGCTGGCATAGACGTGACCCTTATATGTGATAATATGGCCGCAATGGTGATGTCAAAGGGCTGGGTCGACGCGGTAATAGTGGGATGCGACAGGGTTGCGGCAAACGGCGATACTGCCAACAAGATAGGCACTCTAGGCCTTTCCATCCTGGCAAAATATTATGGCATACCTTTTTACGTAGCAGCTCCGACACCGACAATCGACCTTGGAACAAAGACGGGAAAAGATATTCCGATTGAAGAAAGAAACCCGAATGAAGTGACTTGCAGCTTCGGAAGAAAAACCGCCCCTGAGGGAGTCAAGGTTTACAATCCGGCTTTTGACGTAACTCCTGCCGAAAACATAACGGCCTTTATTACCGAAAAGGGAATCATATATCCCCCTTTTGAAGAAAATATTAGGGATGTGATAAATTGCTAA
- a CDS encoding dicarboxylate/amino acid:cation symporter, whose translation MKSFNLGLLPRLIIAIILGILIGAYTPAPIVRILATFNSIFGNFLGFVIPLIIVGFVAPGIAELGSGAGKLLSITAAIAYISTLISGFFAYGVATKILPKIIHISSEISATNPEEALLKPFFTIDMPPLFGVMSALVIAFILGIGMAALKEKTMFNFMSEFQQIVQMVITKVIIPLLPVHIAGIFANMTHAGEVARILSIFGKVFVIVIASHLIIILFQFTIATLYSGKSLIKALKNQIPGYLTAIGTQSSAATIPVNLECAKNNGVSEGVREFVIPLCATIHLSGSTITLTTCAIAVMMLNGMPVTLAKMAGFIFMLGVTMVAAPGVPGGAVMAALGILQSMLGFNESQLALMIALYLTQDSFGTACNVSGDNAIALIVDKISRQMQLKTA comes from the coding sequence ATGAAAAGCTTTAATCTGGGGTTGCTTCCTAGGCTCATCATAGCGATTATTTTGGGTATACTTATAGGTGCGTACACCCCAGCACCAATTGTTAGAATACTTGCTACTTTCAATTCGATTTTTGGGAACTTCCTTGGCTTTGTGATACCGTTAATAATCGTAGGTTTCGTGGCACCAGGTATTGCGGAACTTGGAAGCGGTGCAGGTAAACTTCTTTCCATAACCGCTGCCATAGCTTATATTTCCACACTTATCAGTGGATTTTTTGCTTACGGAGTTGCTACAAAAATACTTCCGAAGATAATTCATATAAGCAGTGAGATTTCCGCAACCAATCCTGAGGAGGCACTCCTAAAACCCTTTTTCACCATCGATATGCCGCCGCTCTTTGGAGTCATGTCAGCTCTGGTCATAGCATTTATATTGGGCATAGGCATGGCAGCGTTGAAGGAAAAAACTATGTTTAACTTTATGTCCGAATTCCAGCAGATAGTCCAAATGGTTATAACTAAAGTTATAATTCCGCTCTTGCCGGTTCACATCGCGGGTATATTTGCCAACATGACCCATGCTGGGGAAGTTGCGAGGATATTGTCTATCTTTGGAAAGGTTTTCGTTATAGTGATTGCGTCGCATTTAATAATAATATTATTCCAATTTACGATAGCCACCCTCTACAGCGGAAAGAGTTTGATCAAGGCCCTGAAAAACCAGATACCTGGCTACCTTACAGCTATAGGAACTCAGTCCTCGGCTGCCACCATTCCGGTTAACCTCGAATGCGCAAAGAATAATGGCGTATCGGAAGGAGTCCGGGAATTCGTTATTCCCCTGTGCGCCACCATACACCTTTCAGGAAGTACTATAACTCTTACAACCTGTGCCATTGCGGTGATGATGCTCAACGGCATGCCGGTTACCTTAGCTAAAATGGCAGGATTCATATTCATGCTAGGTGTCACCATGGTCGCAGCTCCCGGCGTTCCCGGCGGTGCCGTAATGGCAGCCTTGGGTATACTTCAAAGCATGCTGGGATTCAACGAATCGCAGCTTGCCTTGATGATAGCTCTCTATCTTACTCAGGACAGTTTCGGCACCGCTTGCAACGTATCAGGGGATAACGCGATTGCCTTAATAGTCGATAAAATTTCTCGGCAAATGCAGCTAAAGACCGCATAA
- the sdaAA gene encoding L-serine ammonia-lyase, iron-sulfur-dependent, subunit alpha: protein MTNTIEELVVTAEKLGCRISTLVKEQEAKSKGCTEEELFLKMKSYLEVMKQAANKGVQSEISSISGITGGEGKKLWGAVGRALSGETVAKAAARAMAVSNVNASMGRIVAAPTAGSCGIVPGAVLTVGEKLSKTDDEIVDCLFTAAAVGRIIALNATLAGAEGGCQAECGAASAMAAAAIVELAGGSPRQVSHAVAIALKAVMGLVCDPVAGLVEVPCVKRNAMGAAEAILAADMALAGIESVIPADEVISAMKEVGRMMSDKLKETAMGGVAATPTGKKLNEKIRNF, encoded by the coding sequence ATGACAAACACGATTGAGGAACTGGTTGTAACGGCTGAAAAACTAGGTTGCAGAATATCGACTTTAGTCAAGGAGCAGGAGGCGAAATCTAAGGGCTGCACCGAAGAAGAACTCTTCCTTAAGATGAAGTCCTATTTGGAAGTGATGAAGCAGGCGGCAAATAAAGGGGTGCAAAGTGAGATCAGCTCCATAAGCGGCATTACAGGCGGCGAGGGGAAAAAGTTGTGGGGCGCTGTAGGCAGGGCCCTTTCGGGAGAAACAGTGGCAAAGGCTGCTGCAAGGGCTATGGCTGTGTCTAACGTGAATGCTTCTATGGGCAGGATAGTTGCTGCACCTACGGCCGGCTCGTGCGGAATTGTGCCTGGGGCTGTTTTGACGGTGGGAGAAAAACTTTCAAAAACTGACGACGAAATTGTAGACTGTCTTTTTACCGCTGCCGCAGTTGGGAGAATAATAGCACTCAATGCCACACTTGCCGGCGCCGAAGGCGGTTGTCAGGCGGAGTGCGGGGCAGCTTCAGCTATGGCTGCCGCTGCTATAGTCGAGCTAGCCGGGGGAAGCCCAAGACAAGTATCGCATGCTGTTGCTATAGCGCTTAAAGCAGTGATGGGGCTTGTATGCGATCCTGTGGCAGGATTGGTAGAAGTGCCTTGCGTTAAGCGCAATGCCATGGGGGCTGCAGAGGCTATTTTGGCTGCCGATATGGCGTTGGCAGGGATTGAAAGCGTCATTCCCGCAGATGAAGTTATTTCGGCTATGAAGGAAGTAGGACGGATGATGTCAGATAAATTAAAGGAAACCGCTATGGGCGGCGTCGCTGCAACACCGACTGGGAAAAAATTGAACGAAAAAATACGCAATTTTTAA
- the sdaAB gene encoding L-serine ammonia-lyase, iron-sulfur-dependent subunit beta, translated as MDIFDIIGPVMIGPSSSHTAGAVRLGNLARKILGEEPKKAKIILFNSFARTGRGHGTDKAVIAGLLGFTPDDERIKTAFEEARRRGLAYQLFTEEIDESLHPNTATFELEGTSKKTQVTGCSIGGGRVKVTAIDGFDVEFSGEYPTIITVHKDRPGIVASVTAHLAQEGINIAQMRVSRKKRGQEALMVIETDDKLPEAMKEILENIKDIHRVITFSE; from the coding sequence TTGGACATCTTCGATATCATAGGACCTGTCATGATAGGACCTTCCAGCTCCCATACGGCGGGTGCCGTGAGGCTGGGGAATCTTGCAAGAAAAATCCTGGGTGAGGAACCAAAAAAAGCAAAGATAATTCTTTTTAATTCCTTTGCCAGGACGGGCCGCGGCCATGGGACGGACAAAGCCGTAATTGCAGGTCTTCTGGGATTTACACCCGATGACGAGCGCATAAAAACGGCCTTCGAAGAGGCCCGCAGGAGAGGACTCGCATATCAATTGTTTACAGAAGAGATCGATGAAAGCCTCCATCCCAACACGGCAACTTTCGAACTAGAAGGAACTTCGAAAAAAACCCAAGTTACTGGCTGTTCAATTGGTGGAGGCAGGGTAAAGGTTACTGCGATCGACGGCTTTGATGTCGAATTTTCCGGAGAATATCCCACGATTATTACTGTTCATAAGGATAGACCAGGCATAGTAGCCAGCGTTACCGCTCATTTGGCGCAAGAAGGCATAAATATTGCTCAGATGCGAGTTTCGCGAAAGAAAAGGGGGCAAGAGGCGCTGATGGTAATTGAAACGGACGATAAATTGCCGGAGGCGATGAAAGAGATTTTAGAAAACATTAAAGACATCCACCGCGTAATAACATTTTCTGAATAA
- the ilvA gene encoding threonine ammonia-lyase: protein MLTLEHVKEAKEVLKNVVYKTGLVHNTTLSEMSGNSVYLKMENLQKTGSFKIRGAYNKIAHLTEEEKKRGVIASSAGNHAQGVALGATSYGIKSTIVMPKHAPLSKVSATKKYGAQVVLHGNVYDEAYAMAKKIQEETGATFIHPFNDPYVIAGQGTIGLEILEDLPDTDVIVVPIGGGGLISGIALAAKNLKPEVKIIGVQTQNMPSMAVSISKNEVTTVEGIPTIADGIAVKTPGDLTFDMVQKYVDDVVTVDEDEIANAILILLERAKVVTEGAGAVSVAAILNRLTHVKNKKVVTVVSGGNIDVNILSRVIDKGLVKSGRKIFVDTFIPDRPGTLWRLLNLIADTGANVLSVTHARSTKEVPIGFAKVELELETADEEHIQRLKDVLIRHNYSINIQ from the coding sequence ATGCTGACTCTAGAGCACGTAAAGGAAGCAAAAGAGGTTCTAAAAAACGTCGTATATAAAACGGGATTGGTGCACAATACTACCTTAAGTGAGATGAGCGGCAATAGTGTGTATTTAAAAATGGAAAATCTCCAAAAGACAGGTTCTTTCAAGATTCGAGGGGCCTACAATAAAATAGCCCACCTCACGGAGGAAGAAAAGAAAAGAGGTGTAATTGCTTCTTCCGCTGGCAACCACGCTCAGGGGGTTGCACTCGGAGCAACATCTTACGGCATAAAGTCCACGATTGTCATGCCGAAACACGCGCCCCTTTCGAAGGTTTCCGCTACAAAAAAATACGGTGCCCAAGTAGTGCTGCACGGCAATGTATACGATGAAGCCTACGCAATGGCTAAAAAAATTCAAGAAGAAACGGGGGCGACATTCATACATCCCTTTAACGACCCGTACGTAATTGCAGGGCAGGGTACCATTGGCTTGGAGATTCTCGAAGACCTGCCGGATACCGATGTAATAGTGGTGCCGATAGGCGGCGGTGGCTTAATATCGGGAATCGCATTGGCAGCTAAGAACTTAAAACCGGAAGTCAAGATTATAGGGGTACAGACCCAAAATATGCCATCGATGGCGGTTTCCATTTCAAAAAATGAAGTAACCACCGTGGAAGGAATCCCGACGATAGCGGACGGTATAGCGGTGAAAACTCCTGGTGATCTGACTTTTGATATGGTTCAAAAGTACGTAGATGACGTAGTAACGGTTGATGAAGATGAAATTGCGAACGCCATTTTGATACTGTTGGAAAGGGCCAAGGTGGTGACGGAGGGTGCGGGAGCGGTATCAGTTGCTGCAATTTTAAACAGATTGACTCATGTAAAAAACAAAAAAGTAGTGACGGTTGTGAGCGGGGGCAATATCGATGTAAATATCCTGTCGAGAGTAATTGATAAGGGGCTTGTAAAAAGCGGACGCAAGATATTTGTGGATACCTTCATTCCGGACAGGCCTGGAACCCTGTGGAGGCTATTGAATTTGATTGCCGATACGGGGGCAAATGTCCTGTCGGTAACGCATGCCCGCTCTACCAAAGAAGTGCCTATTGGTTTTGCAAAAGTGGAGTTGGAACTGGAGACGGCCGACGAAGAGCATATACAAAGGCTAAAAGATGTGCTTATAAGGCACAATTACAGTATAAATATTCAATAA
- a CDS encoding RidA family protein, with protein sequence MKKVIKTDMAPKAIGPYSQAIMVGDFLFASGQIAINPVTGEIVEGGIEAQTRQVMENVKNILQAAGMDFSNVVKTTVFITNMDNFGKVNEIYAAYFGENPPARSCVEVSRLPKGALIEVEVIAHR encoded by the coding sequence ATGAAAAAAGTAATCAAAACTGACATGGCTCCTAAAGCTATAGGGCCATATTCTCAGGCTATTATGGTTGGGGATTTTCTATTTGCCTCCGGTCAGATAGCGATAAATCCGGTGACCGGTGAAATTGTGGAAGGCGGCATTGAAGCTCAGACAAGACAGGTTATGGAAAACGTAAAAAATATACTCCAGGCTGCCGGGATGGATTTCAGCAATGTGGTAAAGACTACCGTATTCATCACTAATATGGATAACTTCGGAAAAGTAAACGAAATTTATGCTGCTTACTTTGGCGAAAATCCTCCTGCCCGGTCTTGCGTTGAAGTGAGCAGGTTGCCGAAAGGAGCTTTAATTGAAGTTGAAGTAATTGCGCACAGGTAA
- a CDS encoding helix-turn-helix transcriptional regulator: MGKGKGEILKNFIPIVDFIAGIAGPFCEVVLHDVSNVESSIVAIKNNHISGRQVGGPLTDLGLKLLKEKAYKEKDYLLNYPAKTKDGKVLRSSTFFIKDENDDIVGMLCVNIDLSEAHAAKKFLEDFIMGIDGRSEEQNTDKDDKELPEHLTISIEDLMHSLIQQTMAEIDVPPERMSPKEKMWVVHRLSEKGVFMLKGAVAEVAKCLKTSENTIYRYLNKKIDDV; the protein is encoded by the coding sequence ATGGGAAAAGGGAAGGGAGAAATATTAAAAAACTTCATACCTATCGTTGATTTCATCGCAGGCATTGCGGGTCCATTTTGTGAAGTAGTGCTGCATGATGTGAGCAATGTGGAGTCATCTATAGTGGCTATAAAAAACAATCATATAAGCGGCCGGCAAGTGGGAGGACCGTTGACTGACCTAGGACTTAAGCTTCTAAAAGAGAAGGCTTATAAGGAAAAGGATTACCTCTTGAACTATCCTGCTAAGACTAAGGACGGGAAGGTTCTTCGCTCTTCTACCTTTTTTATAAAGGATGAAAACGACGACATAGTGGGGATGCTGTGCGTTAATATCGACCTGAGCGAAGCTCATGCGGCGAAGAAATTCCTAGAAGATTTTATAATGGGAATAGACGGAAGGTCTGAGGAACAAAATACTGATAAAGACGACAAAGAATTGCCGGAACACTTGACTATATCGATTGAGGACCTGATGCATTCTTTGATCCAACAAACGATGGCAGAGATTGACGTTCCACCGGAGCGGATGTCGCCTAAGGAAAAAATGTGGGTTGTCCATAGATTGAGCGAGAAGGGCGTATTTATGCTAAAGGGAGCAGTGGCCGAAGTGGCCAAGTGCCTCAAGACCTCGGAAAATACCATATACCGTTATTTAAACAAAAAAATCGATGATGTGTAA
- a CDS encoding ROK family protein, protein MREIAVGIDLGGTKIATGAVDDNGTLLARTELPTLAREGPVRVIQRMKESVYGVLQKLSLSLTDIAGIGIGVPGPMDARRGVVKNPPNLPGWDDVPLLSIMQEEFNIRICLENDANAAALGENLFGAGKGIENLVYITVSTGIGGGVIAEGRLLRGDGGNAAEIGHITINFEGPVCGCGNKGCFEAYASGTAMARFAKEGILSGRKTILRSFYEKEEVKAEHIFAAAKEGDEFAMELVEREGFYLGVGLASVVNAYNPKRIAIGGGLTKEWDMFYQKMIEVMRKRALTVNVARLEVVKATLGSDVGIIGAASLIFQKEKPM, encoded by the coding sequence ATGCGGGAGATAGCCGTGGGAATAGACCTTGGAGGCACAAAAATAGCCACTGGCGCCGTAGACGATAATGGTACTCTTCTTGCGAGGACCGAATTGCCCACCCTTGCCAGAGAGGGTCCCGTAAGGGTCATACAGAGGATGAAAGAGAGTGTGTACGGTGTGCTTCAAAAGTTGAGCCTGTCATTAACCGATATAGCGGGCATAGGCATAGGAGTTCCGGGACCCATGGATGCCCGAAGAGGTGTAGTTAAAAACCCGCCCAACCTTCCGGGATGGGACGACGTACCGCTCCTTTCGATAATGCAGGAAGAATTTAATATAAGGATATGCCTCGAAAACGATGCCAACGCCGCGGCTTTGGGAGAAAATCTTTTCGGTGCAGGAAAAGGTATAGAAAATCTCGTTTACATAACTGTAAGCACCGGCATCGGTGGAGGCGTCATTGCAGAAGGAAGGCTTTTGAGGGGCGATGGCGGGAATGCTGCAGAAATAGGGCACATCACCATAAATTTTGAAGGTCCGGTTTGCGGATGCGGCAACAAAGGATGCTTCGAAGCGTATGCTTCTGGCACTGCAATGGCAAGATTTGCAAAGGAAGGGATACTGTCCGGCAGGAAGACGATATTGAGGAGCTTTTATGAAAAGGAAGAGGTAAAGGCAGAGCATATCTTTGCAGCAGCAAAAGAAGGGGATGAGTTTGCAATGGAACTGGTTGAAAGAGAGGGCTTTTACCTGGGAGTAGGACTTGCAAGCGTTGTAAATGCGTATAACCCCAAGCGCATTGCCATTGGCGGTGGACTTACCAAAGAATGGGATATGTTTTATCAAAAGATGATAGAAGTTATGAGGAAAAGAGCCCTTACAGTCAACGTGGCACGCCTTGAAGTGGTAAAAGCAACCTTGGGATCGGATGTTGGGATAATAGGTGCCGCCTCGTTGATTTTCCAAAAAGAGAAGCCCATGTAA
- the fba gene encoding class II fructose-1,6-bisphosphate aldolase translates to MPLVTSKEMFKKAYEGGYAIGAFNVNNMEIIQGIVEAAKEERAPLILQVSAGARKYAKPVYLKKLVEAAAQDSGLPIVLHLDHGEDFEICKACIDDGFTSVMIDGSRLPFEENIALTKRVVEYAHERGVMVEGELGRLAGVEDNVKVNEREATFTDPDQAVEFVERTGVDSLAIAIGTSHGAYKFKGEPYLDFERLKKITEKLPGFPLVLHGASSVLSDYVEMCNKYGGDIPGAKGVPEEMLRKAATMGICKINIDTDLRLAVTAVLRKYLAENPAEFDPRKYLGEARNAVKKVVQHKIRNVLGCSGKI, encoded by the coding sequence ATGCCGCTTGTTACGTCTAAAGAGATGTTCAAAAAAGCTTACGAAGGCGGGTATGCAATTGGAGCATTTAACGTCAATAACATGGAGATCATCCAGGGGATAGTGGAAGCCGCAAAGGAAGAAAGAGCGCCGCTGATATTGCAGGTATCGGCAGGAGCGAGAAAATACGCAAAGCCCGTTTACCTCAAGAAGCTGGTGGAAGCAGCGGCGCAAGATTCAGGACTTCCCATAGTACTTCACCTTGACCACGGCGAGGATTTTGAAATATGCAAGGCCTGCATCGATGATGGCTTTACTTCGGTGATGATCGACGGGTCTCGGCTTCCATTTGAAGAAAACATAGCGCTTACCAAAAGGGTGGTAGAGTATGCCCACGAAAGAGGAGTTATGGTGGAGGGCGAACTGGGTAGGCTGGCAGGGGTAGAAGATAACGTGAAAGTGAACGAAAGAGAAGCAACATTTACGGACCCGGATCAGGCTGTGGAGTTTGTTGAAAGAACAGGGGTGGATTCCCTCGCCATAGCGATAGGCACCAGCCATGGGGCTTACAAGTTCAAAGGCGAACCATATCTTGACTTTGAAAGGCTGAAAAAGATAACGGAAAAATTGCCGGGATTCCCGCTCGTGCTTCACGGTGCATCTTCGGTCCTGTCTGACTATGTTGAAATGTGTAACAAATATGGAGGTGATATACCGGGCGCTAAGGGAGTGCCTGAAGAAATGCTCAGAAAAGCGGCTACCATGGGAATTTGTAAGATAAACATTGATACGGACTTGCGCCTTGCGGTAACCGCGGTTTTGCGCAAATATTTAGCTGAAAACCCGGCGGAGTTCGACCCGAGGAAGTACTTGGGAGAGGCAAGGAATGCGGTAAAGAAGGTTGTGCAGCACAAAATCAGAAATGTCCTCGGTTGTAGCGGGAAGATATAA
- the hflX gene encoding GTPase HflX produces MPLETRKPATRAILAGLISEGSEQQTLEELALLAKTAGAEVLAKVAQKRPSKDPAYYLGLGKVRGIAQTAELLGANAVIFDDDLTPVQVRNLEDIIGTQIIDRTTLILDIFAQRARSLEGKIQVELAQLQHLLPRLTGKGVELSREGGGIGTRGPGETKLETDRRHIRRRISYLKRELERIRKNRELLRSSRKYPVVSLVGYTNAGKSTLMNALTGAGVSANDRLFDTLDTTTRALVLPDGRKVLLSDTVGFIRKLSHEIVEAFKATLEEVKESDLLIIVADASSSFVEKEIETVRRVLKEIQAGDIPSILALNKMDKIDNLDLLKPLINDKNTVEISAIKGTNVDILLKKICELLPQNRMYASIMIPYKYGFLLDDIYENGKVEREEYRPEGIEIEGMIDSILLRKLRKYLSDKSRSERPK; encoded by the coding sequence ATGCCTCTGGAAACAAGAAAACCCGCAACAAGAGCTATCCTGGCTGGTTTGATATCGGAAGGTTCCGAGCAGCAAACATTGGAGGAACTTGCACTTCTTGCTAAAACTGCCGGGGCCGAAGTGCTTGCGAAAGTCGCCCAAAAGCGCCCCAGCAAGGACCCGGCGTACTACCTGGGTCTCGGGAAGGTCCGCGGAATTGCACAAACGGCGGAACTCTTGGGCGCAAATGCGGTTATCTTTGACGACGACCTTACCCCCGTGCAGGTCAGAAATCTCGAAGATATTATAGGGACGCAAATAATCGACAGAACGACCTTGATCCTGGACATCTTTGCACAAAGAGCAAGGTCTTTGGAAGGTAAAATCCAGGTAGAACTTGCCCAGCTTCAGCACCTGCTGCCGAGGCTCACCGGAAAGGGCGTAGAACTTTCCCGGGAAGGCGGCGGTATAGGCACCCGGGGCCCCGGCGAAACGAAGCTGGAGACGGACCGGCGGCATATCCGGCGCAGAATTTCTTATTTAAAAAGGGAGCTTGAAAGGATAAGAAAAAATCGGGAACTTTTAAGGAGCTCGAGAAAATACCCAGTTGTAAGCCTTGTCGGTTACACCAATGCCGGAAAATCCACATTGATGAACGCTCTCACGGGAGCCGGAGTATCTGCCAACGACCGGTTGTTCGACACCCTTGACACTACAACTAGAGCACTGGTACTTCCCGATGGTCGGAAGGTGCTGCTATCGGATACGGTTGGATTTATAAGGAAGCTTTCGCACGAAATAGTGGAAGCGTTTAAAGCTACTTTAGAAGAAGTAAAGGAATCAGACCTTCTTATAATCGTTGCAGATGCATCCAGCTCCTTTGTTGAAAAGGAGATTGAAACCGTAAGAAGGGTGCTTAAAGAGATCCAAGCCGGGGATATCCCGTCCATCCTGGCCCTTAACAAAATGGATAAAATAGATAATTTAGACTTACTAAAGCCCTTAATTAACGACAAAAACACAGTGGAGATTTCTGCCATTAAAGGAACCAACGTAGATATACTGCTAAAAAAAATATGCGAACTTCTGCCTCAAAACCGCATGTACGCTTCGATTATGATTCCATACAAATACGGTTTTTTACTCGACGATATTTACGAAAACGGCAAGGTGGAGCGGGAAGAATACAGACCCGAAGGAATCGAAATCGAAGGAATGATCGATTCCATTTTGCTGAGGAAACTGCGCAAATACCTTTCCGATAAAAGTCGTTCAGAAAGGCCTAAGTGA
- a CDS encoding Na+/H+ antiporter NhaC family protein, which yields MALILFESGDMMAEVLTLSVFSFVLIFCIANKISVFIALFAGLILFAIYALCQKFSLREVMVMMLAGVKEARIILIVFTLIGMLTALWRAGGTVPFIIYYTVSAIDPRFFILFSFLLCSLVSFLTGTAFGTVSTMGIICMMTGKALGIQDFYLGGAILSGVFFGDRCSPMSSSALLVSELTGTNINRNVANMMKTAIIPFIFAVIFYAAKGSFDGSSKITAEKLSFLAQTFNLTPVVLLPAAVILLFTMMRFNIKVTILCSIITSVLVCIFCQKVSGYELIRYMLMGYRSVNPGLGQLINGGGIISMFNTMLIIVISSSYFGIFRKTNLLNKIKRWSFALAQCSTDFAAVLVVSVITVALSCNQTLATMLTYEITEGMFKDREKLAVFLANSVIVISALIPWSIASVFPLTTIGAPRSSIFYAVYLYALPLWSLFVSYVDCQRFKSLKNLIKALKV from the coding sequence ATGGCTTTAATCTTATTTGAAAGCGGCGATATGATGGCTGAAGTGCTAACACTTTCGGTCTTTTCGTTTGTACTTATATTTTGCATTGCAAATAAAATATCGGTTTTTATTGCCCTCTTCGCGGGATTGATTCTTTTTGCGATTTATGCTCTATGTCAGAAGTTTTCTCTTAGGGAAGTCATGGTTATGATGCTTGCCGGCGTAAAAGAAGCCCGAATCATCCTCATTGTATTTACTCTAATCGGAATGCTAACAGCCCTTTGGCGAGCCGGTGGCACAGTTCCTTTCATAATCTATTATACAGTATCGGCGATTGACCCAAGATTTTTTATTTTATTTTCTTTCCTTCTGTGTTCGTTGGTATCTTTTCTGACGGGGACTGCATTTGGGACGGTCAGCACCATGGGAATTATCTGCATGATGACTGGAAAAGCCTTGGGCATTCAGGATTTTTATTTAGGAGGAGCCATCTTGTCGGGTGTATTTTTCGGAGACAGATGTTCTCCCATGTCATCAAGTGCCTTATTGGTGAGCGAACTTACTGGGACAAATATCAACAGGAACGTTGCCAACATGATGAAGACGGCAATAATACCTTTTATCTTCGCTGTAATCTTTTATGCCGCAAAAGGAAGCTTTGATGGGAGCTCGAAGATTACTGCAGAAAAACTCTCGTTTTTAGCTCAAACCTTTAATTTAACACCGGTAGTGCTCCTGCCCGCGGCGGTTATTTTATTATTTACAATGATGCGTTTTAACATAAAAGTGACGATTCTTTGCAGCATTATAACAAGCGTCTTGGTATGTATCTTTTGCCAAAAGGTAAGTGGTTACGAACTGATTAGATATATGTTGATGGGGTATCGCTCTGTGAATCCAGGACTCGGCCAATTGATAAACGGCGGCGGAATCATATCAATGTTCAATACGATGCTTATAATAGTTATTTCTTCTTCTTATTTCGGCATCTTCCGCAAGACCAATCTGCTGAACAAAATAAAGCGGTGGAGCTTTGCTTTGGCGCAATGCAGCACCGATTTTGCTGCAGTTTTGGTGGTTTCTGTGATAACAGTAGCTCTGAGTTGTAATCAGACCCTTGCCACTATGCTTACTTACGAGATAACTGAGGGGATGTTCAAAGACCGTGAAAAACTGGCAGTCTTTCTGGCAAACTCGGTAATTGTTATTAGTGCGCTCATACCATGGAGCATAGCTTCTGTTTTTCCTCTAACCACTATAGGTGCACCAAGAAGCAGCATTTTTTATGCCGTATATTTATACGCCCTACCTTTATGGAGTCTTTTTGTATCTTATGTGGATTGCCAAAGGTTTAAAAGCTTGAAAAATCTTATAAAGGCATTAAAGGTGTAA